In a single window of the Mesorhizobium shangrilense genome:
- a CDS encoding fumarylacetoacetate hydrolase family protein: protein MKLVRYGEAGSEKPGLIDSDGNIRDLSAHVADIGGKHIDPKALRELAKLDPASLPKVAGSPRFGPCVAGTGKFICIGLNYSDHAAETGATVPPEPIIFMKATSAIIGPDDDVLIPRNSKKTDWEVELCIVIGKTAKYVSEDEALDYVAGYCVSNDVSEREFQAERQGQWTKGKSCDTFGPIGPWLVTTDEIKDPQNLKMWLTVNGKTMQDGSSSTMVYGVKHLVSYLSQFMSLLPGDIISTGTPPGVGLGMKPPVFLKDGDVVELGIEGLGTQKQTFRQEA, encoded by the coding sequence TTGAAACTGGTTCGTTATGGCGAGGCCGGCAGTGAGAAGCCCGGCCTGATCGATTCCGACGGCAACATCCGGGATCTGTCCGCACATGTTGCCGACATCGGCGGCAAGCACATCGATCCCAAGGCCCTGAGGGAACTCGCGAAACTGGACCCGGCTTCGCTGCCGAAGGTGGCGGGCAGCCCGCGCTTCGGCCCCTGCGTCGCCGGCACCGGCAAGTTCATCTGCATCGGCCTCAACTATTCCGACCATGCGGCGGAGACCGGCGCGACCGTTCCGCCGGAGCCGATCATCTTCATGAAGGCCACCTCGGCCATCATCGGCCCGGATGACGACGTGCTCATCCCGCGCAACTCGAAGAAGACCGACTGGGAAGTCGAGCTGTGCATCGTCATCGGTAAGACCGCGAAGTATGTTTCGGAAGACGAGGCGCTGGACTATGTCGCCGGCTACTGCGTCTCCAACGACGTGTCGGAGCGCGAGTTCCAGGCCGAGCGCCAGGGCCAGTGGACCAAGGGCAAGAGCTGCGACACCTTCGGCCCGATCGGCCCGTGGCTCGTCACCACGGACGAGATCAAGGACCCGCAGAACCTCAAGATGTGGCTGACCGTCAACGGCAAGACCATGCAGGACGGCTCGTCGAGCACCATGGTCTACGGCGTCAAGCATCTCGTCTCCTACCTGTCGCAGTTCATGAGCCTGCTCCCCGGCGACATCATCTCCACCGGCACGCCTCCTGGCGTCGGCCTCGGCATGAAGCCGCCGGTGTTCCTGAAGGACGGCGACGTGGTCGAGCTCGGCATCGAGGGCCTCGGCACGCAGAAGCAGACCTTCAGGCAGGAAGCCTGA